From the Acidobacteriota bacterium genome, one window contains:
- a CDS encoding MaoC family dehydratase, whose protein sequence is MVGSEVGVSEWVVIEQERIQQFADATDDQQWIHVDAERAAAGPFGGTIAHGFLTLSLVAEYAPMPQVAGVAMAINYGLDRVRFITPVRVGGRVRFRTKIVSATEVVAGVQLKTEVTVELEGSQKPACVCELLVRLYE, encoded by the coding sequence ATGGTTGGGTCCGAGGTCGGAGTGAGCGAATGGGTTGTGATTGAACAGGAGAGAATCCAACAATTCGCTGATGCCACCGACGACCAACAGTGGATTCACGTCGACGCAGAAAGAGCGGCTGCGGGTCCATTCGGAGGAACGATCGCGCACGGCTTTCTAACGTTGTCTCTTGTTGCAGAATATGCCCCCATGCCGCAGGTGGCAGGTGTTGCGATGGCAATCAACTACGGTCTCGACCGGGTTCGGTTCATAACGCCCGTACGAGTTGGTGGCAGGGTCAGGTTCCGAACCAAGATCGTTTCAGCGACCGAGGTTGTAGCCGGCGTCCAACTAAAAACAGAGGTAACGGTCGAGCTGGAAGGTTCGCAAAAGCCCGCTTGTGTGTGCGAGCTGCTGGTACGCCTGTACGAGTGA
- a CDS encoding dipeptide ABC transporter ATP-binding protein has protein sequence MPEDVLLRVNHLVKEFPIKRGIFFKKQVGAVQAVSDISFQVKKGETLGLVGESGCGKSTTARCVLRLLQPTEGQVYFRRELADGTTEVVDIAAADASTLRQLRRDVQIVFQDPYASLNPRMTVASIISEPLIVHGEGSVGDRLTKVKELLAVVGLSPEHTNRYPHEFSGGQRQRIGIARALALNPKFLVLDEPVSALDVSIQAQVLNLLQDLQDEFGLTYLFIAHDLSVVRHISNRVAVMYLGKIVEFAERDTLYREPMHPYTHALLSAVPVPDPVLERNRERILLEGDIPSPANPPPGCRFNTRCPIAVKGKCDVDEPVLTELSPGHWVSCHFPEVRKVF, from the coding sequence ATGCCTGAGGACGTGCTGTTGCGTGTGAACCATCTCGTCAAGGAGTTTCCGATTAAGCGCGGGATCTTCTTCAAGAAACAAGTGGGAGCCGTGCAGGCAGTTTCCGATATCAGTTTTCAGGTGAAAAAGGGTGAGACACTCGGTCTTGTCGGAGAGTCGGGATGTGGAAAGTCGACAACGGCCCGTTGTGTTTTGCGCCTACTCCAACCGACGGAAGGCCAGGTCTACTTCCGGCGCGAGCTTGCAGACGGCACCACCGAGGTCGTCGATATCGCGGCAGCCGATGCCTCTACGTTGCGCCAACTTCGTCGGGACGTGCAAATCGTGTTTCAAGATCCATACGCATCGCTAAACCCCCGGATGACAGTTGCGAGCATCATCTCTGAACCCCTCATCGTCCATGGAGAAGGCAGCGTCGGGGATCGTCTGACGAAAGTCAAGGAGCTGCTTGCAGTCGTCGGGCTGAGCCCCGAACACACCAACCGGTACCCGCACGAATTCTCCGGTGGCCAGCGCCAGCGTATTGGAATCGCCAGAGCGCTCGCGCTGAACCCGAAGTTCCTAGTTCTTGATGAACCCGTGTCCGCCCTCGATGTGTCAATCCAGGCACAAGTGCTGAACCTGCTCCAAGACCTCCAAGACGAGTTCGGTCTCACGTATCTCTTCATTGCGCACGACCTGTCTGTAGTTCGGCATATCTCGAACCGTGTTGCGGTGATGTACCTCGGAAAGATCGTCGAGTTCGCCGAGCGAGATACCTTGTACAGAGAGCCGATGCACCCGTATACGCACGCCCTGCTATCGGCGGTTCCTGTTCCAGACCCGGTGCTTGAGAGAAACCGTGAGCGGATACTGCTGGAGGGAGACATACCGTCACCAGCAAACCCGCCGCCGGGTTGCCGTTTCAACACCCGCTGCCCCATCGCGGTCAAGGGCAAGTGCGACGTTGATGAGCCCGTCCTGACGGAACTCTCTCCTGGCCACTGGGTGTCTTGCCACTTCCCTGAAGTCAGGAAAGTCTTCTAG